AAACGCTGTCCTTTACATTAGTTAGTGCCAAATCATTTCGTCATATCCCTCCAGCTCCCgacatctttttttcatgttttactaaATCAAACATTGTAGTCTTGGCTAAAATACTGTTATTTAATAAGCCTTGTCAAGGGGCAGAAAATGAGTGTGACTACTTTGTAAAGtgaaaataccaaacatttgctgtttgttAAAAGTTACTGCCGGATAACTATGTTTACCTGTGTAATGTTATGGTGTCTTTGATTATTTTAGGGCTCCTGATGAAGGTGTGCAGGTAATACATTGCGAGCCTTGTAAGACGCCATGTCTGAAGAGGCGATTTCAGAAAGTGACCTGGAGCCCAGCCTTAACAGTGAGGAGGAGTATTTGGAAAATGAGGAAGATGAGGACAATGAGGAcatggaggaggatgaggatgaaAATGATggagatgatgaagatgatagCATTGGTAAGGGACAAAAAGGTTTGAGATTTCTGattttctcagaaaatatcacagtttcGCGGTATCACAGTTGTAAATAATTGTATAATAATGATtgtaaataaatagtcaataaataaattaagttcaattaaaagccaaactaaaaagaatATTCCTCTAACGCATTCACAGacagtaaagaaagaaaagaaattggtGCTTGTTGACTAGCCTGTGATGAACTCAAACACTGTCTGTTCTCTCGCTCCAGAACGACCTGCGAGTGCCCAGAGCAGGACAGAAGCAGCTCAGGATGGCAGGGACTCCGCTTCAGCTACCTCCGGAGAGCCATCCTCAGAGCCTCCGTCTCAGCCTGCGTCCCGCCCATCCTCCAGGGCTCCCTCCAGACCTGCCTCTCGCTCTCAGCCTCCAACCAGCCCTGAAAACTCGAGCCAGAGCAAGCCGCCCTccagcaaaacaaagaaacataaagccTCCAAATCAACCAAATCCTCTAAGTCTTCGAAAGGCTCCAAACCTTCCAAGCCATCTAAGCCCGCACACATGAGGAAGAATATCAGGTGCAtttatatgtttaatatttttttccctggtgTGTATTAcatcatttacttatttaatttgatttattaaaacaacaacaacaaaaacactgctcAGGAGCAAGCTCTAATTagtcaaacagaaaacaaagttcTTATACgatgataaaaaatgaaagatacTATCTCATTATTGAGTTGTACTTATTGAGCAGACCATAACTTATTACGAATAAAAAAAAGCCCCCAATAAAATCATGGTTCCTAAAAACTACCATGACTGTTCTACAGCACTGTCATCATTATAGTAATCCACATCAATGCTCgataaagaagaaaacaaacaacaaacatataaTTTACATTGtagtatgtactgtatatgatCCCCTAGACCATACACACCGTACAATACAAAATCATCAAGCTACTCGCTGTGTGTCGTCACATAAGGAAATGTTCGTATTTTAACTGAACTTTTTCCGTTATGACAATAGAAAGCTGCTCAAAGAGGATCAGCTGGAGGCCGGGACCAAGGCTGCTCAacaggaggagatggacaggCGAAAGCGGctggagcagcagaggaaggaCTTCCCGACACCAGCCTCAACTGTCCCAGACTCTCAGCTAGGTAACTGTCCATCTATCAGTGAAGCTGCACCTTTCCAgtcatatttaaccctttgaaacgtggaccgacatcagttttcttgttcttgctgtgttcagacgcttttcacaagctaattgaccctttaaaacctgtacaaattggtttgatttctttcaaacacatggaaaaaaaggcaatgagaaacttggcaggaaatgtcccacaaattgcaacaaattagtaaagggtgacaagaaaattaccttaaaattagttgcattagaaaatcatctgaaaaaatgaccagaaaactatatttacaatagtttatatttatttatttattatatttatttttatattatgttaagggaaaaaataaagaaatatgtacaattttattttaagcacctttttaggtaattttctatttttttctgttgcttattttcaagtaattttcttgtaacttttttactattttattttttttaaaaattcttgtaaagttgctcattaccttctccccatgtttttttttttttttaagatattttcttgggcgtttttgcctttaattgatagaaAACCACATgtatgaaagggggagagagagagagagagaggagatgacaagcagcaaagggccatggcTGGAGTcaaacccgcggccgctgcagcaaggacacagcgtCTATACATGGGGCgtccgctctatccactgagccaccaggcgccctgtccccatttttaaaaaaataaatcaaaacaatttgctcaggtcaaAGGatcagttcaccccaaaattaaaaatccattttttttctcttactttcACTTAGAGTATTAGAGATATCGGCTGCAGAAAGGTCTTGTCTCTTTCTAATATAacggaactagatggcacttgtggtgctcaaagcagcaaaaaatgcatttttaaaacccAACAGGAATGTTTCTTTTCAGAAGTCATGACgtgattactcaagataatccacaagcCAACTGCAttactgcacagaaggaagcgtgcatttGCTCATAGACAAGAGGCCTGTGCTCATGAtagcatgagatgtaaacattgatGTCGCCCCCCTAAGCCAAGCTGAAATGTCAGGCCGCAGCTACACAGTGATGCAGTTTGTGGGTGTTGTTCagctgaaagaaaatagttcctatgtGAAATTGCTCATAACAATCGGTTAtttgttatattgttatttgttataattatcttgagtaactgagTCATGATTCCTGGAAAGAGACAatgctgttgattttttcaaatattttttttgggcgctttgagcaccacaaacagagtgccatctagttccattatcaCTTAAtgtggagagaaggcagacaactCCATAGTTGATATCTCCGACCCTTGGAAACTCACACCAGAAAAactctagactgataaatagcactacaggtaaaaggaaaatgcatatttttgatttttgggtgtaTTCTGCCTTTGAGCGTACTTTCTATCTTAAATTTCCAAATATCCTTCCCTTTGTCCAATAGTCGAAGCTGCCTCGATTTTAGGAGAAGTATCTCATTTGGTCCCTGCTCTCCTGAGCAAGCAGGATGTGATCTGTCTGGACAGCAgtggtgatgaagatgaaaaaGTGGACCCCAAGCTGCCTGCACTTGCCATTAGAGATGGTAGGTTTTTGATACTTCTGTGTAtctttgatgcttttttccAGAGTGATTCCTGGCAATGTGAGAATCAAGCAAACTCTCACATAGTGTTCACTTCTCCTGTGATGGTGCAGATATAATTGAGCTTAGTTCTGGGGACGAGGACGCCCTGCAGATCAGCAGCGAGTCGGCTGATGAAGACGTTGATGGCACCACGGCCTCCGAGGAGAGCAGCGGGGCACACATCAACGACGCACTGAATCTGCCTGATGCGCAGGGACGAGTGCTCGTTAATATCGGTCACCCTGCAGAAGAGAAAGACATTTCCTCGCTCGCTCCACAGCTGGCCAGGGCTGTCAAACCTCACCAGGTATGCACacaatctctttctctctcgaactcttaaaatataaacactCAGAAACAGAAACCTACAGTCCAGATTGTCTTTTCTTCGCATGTCTAAGATCGGGGGAATCCGGTTTCTCTACGACAACCTTATCGAGTCTCTGGAGCGGTATAAGACCAGCAGTGGCTTTGGCTGCATCCTGGCTCACAGCATGGGGCTGGGGAAAACACTACAGATCATTTCCTTCACTGACATCCTCCTGAGGAATACTGAGGCTCACACTGTGCTGGCCATTGTTCCTGTGAGTCATCAAACTGTGTATTGTGCTAATGGAAATGATGTGGAGTAAACATTTATGTTCCCTTAATACACAGTTCATTTGTTTTATCACATTAACCTCCTCAATCTTTGTTTCCTTCCTAAAAGGTGAACACACTCCAGAACTGGCTGACAGAGTTTAACCTCTGGCTCCCACCTCAAGAGGCTCTTTCCGCGGACACTGACCCTGCACTCGTCACCGGCCGCACATTCAAAGTTCACATTCTTAACGATGAGCACAAGTAAGTAACACGCCATGTTGTGTTTGAAACAACATGGCGTTGATTCCTGAAAGAAGTCAGTTTTTTTAGTTGTGCACTGGCACTTTTAAAAGCTCTTTGACCCTGTAAAACTAGAacgaattggtttgatttcttttaaacacaaatgcaaaaaaatggcaatggcAAGCTTGGCAAGAATTGtcccaaaaattacaagaaattaataaaaggtgacaagaaaattacctaaaaattatttttattttatttaattttttatttattaaaaaaataatccaaaaaaatgaccagaaaagtatttacagtgattttatatttaaaattatcttacagaaaaatacaattatgtatatataaaataattttattttgagctccttttcaggtgattatctcttttgttgtgttttacttttttcttctgcttattttcaggtaattttcttgaaacttttttactatttcttttgcaattttttgggacatgtcttgttCAGTTGCATTGCTTTCtcccaatgtttttaaaataaatcaaaccagtttgaccAGGTGCTCAAGAGTAATGCATCCATTGTCAAATATTTATGCTGTGTGAATCACACTGACTGTGTGACCTGCAGAACAACACTGGCCAGGGCCAAAGTTGTGGAGGACTGGTCCAGAGATGGAGGGGTGCTGCTGATGGGTTATGAGATGTACCGCCTGCTGTCCATGAAGAAGAGCTTTGTGATGGGCAAGAAGAGGAAATAAAGAAGCCCGCAGGACCAATCATCATCGACCTGGATGAAGAAGACAGACAGCAGGAACTCATGAAAGGTCAGCAGAGGACATATGTTTTAAAACCTCTTTCACACCCCCAACACTGAACcatttctgtggtttttagGGGTGGCGGGGGATCTTTAGGAGGAGATAGAAGGTTAACAGCATGTTCCACACAAAAAGTGGTATTCATACAAGTAGGAAACTAATTTGAGATGCAGCTCAGCACTGTGTGTCAAGTTTTTATTGTCATGAAGATGTTTTAGTTGGGTACTAATTCAGATGTTTAaagttgatttgatttgatttttggaaatttattttgaacatgtaaattttttttttaaatgatcatacaaacaagcagactgacagaaaagtttacatttctgttcatATTTACATCTTGCGAATATAACTTATGTCTTGTCTAATAAGCTGAAATGCAAACGTGAATTTAAAGTTTAACTTATATCTACAAACTCATTCGCTCACTCTTGCCTCATGTGTCTTTTCAGGTATTGAAAGGGCCATAGCGCGGCCCGGCCCAGACGTGGTGATATGTGACGAGGGTCATCGCATTAAAAACTACCATGCCAGCACGTCCCAGGCTCTGAAGAACATCCGCTCCCGCCGCCGAGTAGTCCTGACCGGTTACCCGTTACAGAACAACCTGATTGAATACTGGTGCATGGTGGACTTTGTAAGGCCCGACTTTTTGGGCACGAGGCAGGAGTTCAGCAACATGTTTGAGCGGCCCATTCTGAACGGCCAGTGCGTGGACAGCACACCTCAAGATGTCCGTTTGATGCGCTACCGCAGCCACGTGCTGCACAGCTTGCTGGAGGGGTTTGTCCAGAGGTAAACCTGCTGTCAGTGTCGAATGTAGAAATTGGAcatcatgggaaaaaaaagcttggtaTCCTGGATGAAGCTTACCTGTTACTTTTCTCTATGGTGCGTTACAGACGAGGTCATGATGTGCTGCGGGACCATCTTCCCTCCAAGGAGGAGCACGTGATCTTGGTCCGGCTTTCTCCCGTTCAGAGGGCGCTGTATACCGAGTTCATGAAGCGCTTTAGAGAGGCGGGGAACAGTGGCTGGCTCGGTCTAAATCCACTCAAAGCCTTCTGTGTGTGCTGCAAGGTGAGACTGTTTTCCTCGCTGTCAGGTGAAACCTCTGGTACTCAAGGACCAAATGAGCCCCAACTGGTGGGCtgcggtccaaaagtgggtcacggGTCCATTCTGAATTGACTGTAAGTGCCGTACAGTagtgaagtacagtgaatttggagtacagagcttttattttgaaatacagttttctttttttttttcttttttgggggaggGCGGCTCCCCaaagctgcaaatatttttcctgtttttccttgagcctccctgactCAAGGAAAAAGCATGAAGCATTTGTCACACATGATGTGGTAAAGGACTGTTGTAAATTTGGGAATTCAgttataatttctgtttttacagtttctggctttgataatgtgtcattttggcgatttttatttttgctggtCCATGGGTatggaaggcatgttttatttaaaagtcactaaaaacagaaaaagaaaagaaaataaaaaaaaagaaaaaaatcaccaagaatTTTTAGAAAAACGAAAgccaaaaaactttaaaaaaaaaatcacacacaaaaaatttaaaaaaataaaaaacattgcaaacgttctaaagaaaaagaaaaaaagcttgtaaaaatcacaaaaaaaaaaaccccaaaaaaacccaaaacaacaaaaacaccaatttcttttaaaagaaaacatgcctgtgggtttggaaggcatgttttctttaaaacaattattGTGCTTTACTGGGCGAAGCCCCCAATGTCTTCAAATGCTAGAAACACCCCTGGTTTTAACtcattgcactttattcttgtaagATGGTTTTCTTTGTTCCATTaaatatgtggtcatttctgTTATGTGTGAACCTTAAACTAATGACTACGtagaaatctggacccagcGGCTGGACAAGCTGGGAACCATTGCTCCAGAGACACATTCCTGATGAAGCAGGTTCATTTTTGCTGTAACCGTAAAAGTGCTGCTGtggcatttcatttttctttcccgGATGCAGATCTGGAATCACCCAGACGTCCTCTATGAAGCCCTGCAGAAGGAGAATCAGGCCAACGAGCAGGACCTGGACCTcgatgacatcactgcagcGAGTAACCCCCGCTGCCCTGCACCGGGTGCCGGCCTCAAAGCCAAAGTAGCGGACTCCAGCAACAGCAAACTCAACAACACCCTTCCAACTCTCAACCCCTCGCAGGATCGAGCCAATCAAGTCATCACGTATGAATGGGTACGTCATGAGAGGCGGTGCAAAGCTCTTTTCTTCACAGCTTagttttacataattaaatatgtaatatgtaactTTTCCACATTAAAGGGTCTAAAAACAATTCTACcaatgtatatttaatatatttagttGTGTACAACTAGTTGTACTTATGATCTCAAACATTTCTAACAATGTTCAAACCCCAAGAGATCTGCTATTTTTATCAAGTCCACGGTCTTTCTCATTTGGTCTGTCAGTGGTATCATATCCCTTTTGTGCGTAGGTCAGGATTTTGGTTGTCTGCCAGAAATTctcataaattaatttttcagtctttttaaatgaccaatgttttttcatatgttttcaaCACAACTTGCAGGTGGACTTCAACCAATAGCTGCAGTCAGTATCACAACACATATAAATATCAGGGCAAGAAGACAGGTAACTAAAAACAggacataataaataaaatacctattttacatttacttaatgAATGTTATGTGTTATGTGATACAGCCCTGCTATTATGATAAAGACTAACAGATACAGAgaaataattacatatatatatatatatatatatatatatatatatatatatatatacctgcATACTTTTTTAGCCAGTTCTCAGCcacattttttaaggaaacttTGAAACAAATTGAGTATATGTTAGCGGCAGCATCAGGGAAAAACTGATATTTAGCATGAAACTGCGTAATCATTGTTTTGACAGGCATTGCTcatcttttgttatttatttttgattgagAGACCCCTTAGCAGCAGAAAATGACACAATGTACGTTTAATACAGCTGAATGAGTCCACAGGATTTGACATCTTTGTTTCAAATCTAAAGCACCTAACAAGTcaagtgtaaaatataaatataatacttaaatacttctttacttttattttacttttaataatatGTCATGTCAATCCAGagctttgttgttttcattcttcCGAGCCTGAAGTCTCTTGGAGTCTGACTGTTTTTAATTCAGCAGCTTTTTCTTCCTCATGATTTATTTCAGGCGAAGGACATCATGTCAAACTACCACACGGGAGTTCTGGAGAACTCTGCCAAGATGATTCTGCTTTTCCATCTGATTGATGAGAGTGTGAGAAGACGAGACAAGATTTTGGTGTTTAGGTAAGACCTTGGTTCAACATACGTTGTGTTAAACACAAATCCACCTTAAAGCAGCTTAAAGAGGTGggctgaatacattttttagctCACTAGTCACAGTTATTTAGAGctttaagagatttttttttcttacgtgtaagaaattaatattttaatcctCCCATGCCGTATGACTCTTCAAGGCTTCTAGGAATTTAATTTCTAAGAACTTCTAGGAACTAAAATTCTGATCattaatgaaacaaaattaatgCTTTTTGTAGCAATAGTGTGTATATACAGCAGGACTGtggctattaaaaaaacatctgactcTAAACTTTGAGTGTACCATTCAAAGACTGCACTTGAACTCCattttacagggttcccacggtcatagaaagcctggaaaagtcattttgcAATGTgattttcaaggcctggaaaagtcatattcagtaaaaatcaatgaaaattactgaagtcattaaattttgttgtgtgtaaagAAATTAATAGTTCTGCTAATCTTCTGGGGATAACCTTTCCTGTTATGTGACATAccggcaaatttattttttgtaagcTAACTGTTGACGTAACGTAGCTGTTGATATGTATCGACTTCAGATTGCACGGTATATCGTTTAAGCATCTACAGTGTGATGTTCAATAGTCACGTTGAAGGATGTGCAATTTCAAGTAATGCAAATTAACTCAAACAAATCACTGCTTGATACAAATAGAAAACTTGCATTGCTCTCATTTTCCATGACTTACACCAGCCAAGTTTTTCCCCTTTAAGACAGGTTACGTGTAAATGTGCCGTAGTGTGGCGGCGTCTGTTATGGGAAGCAAGactttcctgtttgtgtgtgtgttcatgtgtgtagAGAGGTATCATTACAGGATCAACAGGTGCTGCAGAAATGGAAATTTTCATGAGTCCTTGAGAAGTcatggaaacattttgaaattttgtccatgaaaatgtgtttgaactctgattttatttcataataactTAGATTTATTTTGTACCAAAGTGAATTTACTCTTCTCACCCCTCTGTTTCTGATTTGTACCCACCAGTCAAAGTTTGTCCACCCTGACGGTCATTGAGGACTTCTTATCAAAGAGACCAATGCCGGCAGGCATCGCCTCTTCTGACAGCCAGAGCCAAAACTGGGTTCGCAACCTCAATTACTACAGTGAGTCATTCAGTCtgttctctttttcctctcgcTTCCAAACCAGCAACTCTGCAGAAAGAGTGATCATCAACACCGAGGCTTCAAAAGATCGTCTGTATTGATTTGATATCACTGGCTGCAATTCCTCGAGTTCTCCCATTTGATCATTTGTCTTGGCAAATTTACACTGTGCTCTGGAAACACATTTAGGAGCaatctttttgtaatttgaCTTCTTTGTGTGTACGTACAGTATATTTCCCAGGGAGTGTTTTAGATTTCTCCagtctttttattgtgaagccaaaatgaaaaagcacTTGTCCTTTAAGAATTCAATAGAAATGTCAACGATTGAAAATCTTCCAGCTTTTTCTTATCTTAATTACTCAATGACAAATATTACCATGATGCACTCTGCAAGTCAAAGTGTGTTCAGGTGCTTTAGTGTTGAGGGATGATGTGTATTTGTCTACAGGACTAGACGGGAGCACATCTGCATCAGAAAGAGAGCGACTTATAAATCAGTTTAATGACCCAGAAAACATCACAGCATGGGTGTTCCTCCTTTCTACAAGGTACgtgtctctgctctctgttttctaatcattttttacacttttatacTGAGTGAGGCGCCCCAGTAGCTCACTGGGTAGAGCTCGTACCCAGAGGCTGAGTCCTTACTGCAGCTGCTCGGTGCTTGTGCTGCATGCCGTCTCC
This DNA window, taken from Plectropomus leopardus isolate mb chromosome 2, YSFRI_Pleo_2.0, whole genome shotgun sequence, encodes the following:
- the rad54l2 gene encoding LOW QUALITY PROTEIN: helicase ARIP4 (The sequence of the model RefSeq protein was modified relative to this genomic sequence to represent the inferred CDS: inserted 1 base in 1 codon) — encoded protein: MSEEAISESDLEPSLNSEEEYLENEEDEDNEDMEEDEDENDGDDEDDSIERPASAQSRTEAAQDGRDSASATSGEPSSEPPSQPASRPSSRAPSRPASRSQPPTSPENSSQSKPPSSKTKKHKASKSTKSSKSSKGSKPSKPSKPAHMRKNIRKLLKEDQLEAGTKAAQQEEMDRRKRLEQQRKDFPTPASTVPDSQLVEAASILGEVSHLVPALLSKQDVICLDSSGDEDEKVDPKLPALAIRDDIIELSSGDEDALQISSESADEDVDGTTASEESSGAHINDALNLPDAQGRVLVNIGHPAEEKDISSLAPQLARAVKPHQIGGIRFLYDNLIESLERYKTSSGFGCILAHSMGLGKTLQIISFTDILLRNTEAHTVLAIVPVNTLQNWLTEFNLWLPPQEALSADTDPALVTGRTFKVHILNDEHKTTLARAKVVEDWSRDGGVLLMGYEMYRLLSMKKSFVMGKKRKXKKPAGPIIIDLDEEDRQQELMKGIERAIARPGPDVVICDEGHRIKNYHASTSQALKNIRSRRRVVLTGYPLQNNLIEYWCMVDFVRPDFLGTRQEFSNMFERPILNGQCVDSTPQDVRLMRYRSHVLHSLLEGFVQRRGHDVLRDHLPSKEEHVILVRLSPVQRALYTEFMKRFREAGNSGWLGLNPLKAFCVCCKIWNHPDVLYEALQKENQANEQDLDLDDITAASNPRCPAPGAGLKAKVADSSNSKLNNTLPTLNPSQDRANQVITYEWAKDIMSNYHTGVLENSAKMILLFHLIDESVRRRDKILVFSQSLSTLTVIEDFLSKRPMPAGIASSDSQSQNWVRNLNYYRLDGSTSASERERLINQFNDPENITAWVFLLSTRAGCLGVNLIGANRVVVFDASWNPCHDAQAVCRVYRYGQRKPCHIYRLVCDFTLEKKIYDRQVSKQGMSDRVVDDLNPVLNFTRKEVESLLHFVEEEPEPISVEWREDFEAVMYEACQLYPHLITKQPFHHESLLVDRKESKLTKAEKRAAKKSYEDEKRALVPYSRPSYAPYYPTSDQTLTNIPAFNQRGWRPMARPDDKPVASVRPIQSTPIPMMPRQVGMGMAGSSSAGSLPVNFLQKAGVYVQRIVTTTDIVIPGANSTTDVQARISAGESIHVIRGSKGTYIRTNDGRIFAIRSGKISRPAVSGSALSRDSQGSLIHPGSNGCSSPVDQQQGSPNGEQRPSSPLSSEILRELSHYTSSTGDAAAAMGNELPSEMSAVPGGDEGGSQNNQTGDLGRQLSDDLLNSALEMRGSKRRSTESQGNTQAGGKRTSAATRFPGLSMGSSGLSFPPVGLNSSSLLGNLSHMSHPLLMGGSGGSSFLQTPGQTLADLQTMFPSAGSDLLRQSATGNGHLPAPSSSSLSTVFSSSSTTIPMSSTPSAATSSSLAPGSLPPYLMNPNMAGLLSSGFPLNYSQSLLSEPRMFSTPLLSGSGGFSTPNSSSTTSSFLPHFNNPTSSLLGAALTQPDVHQSAENGGSSSDDDVIEVTGQ